The Maribacter aquivivus DNA window AAAGTACTTATATTCTCTCTAGTTTTGATTTGTGAAACAAGAAGTTAATAATAATCATAAATATTTCGACCATGCTTAAAAACAAAAAGAACATTAAAGTAATGAAATTAGTTGCCATTACTATATTATTTACCATCGCTCAAGGTTGTGGTGAAAATGTGGATAAATCTGAGAAGAAAGATGACTCACTAGCTGAACTTTCTCTTGACGAAAAAGAAGAATCTCATATTCATGATAGTTCCACGCATTCACATACTAGCAAGAGAATAGTAAAGCCAGAGGACGCTCAACAATTGTGGATATTTCCAGAGAGCAAAGACAAACTTGGGTCAGGTGGGTTGCTTCAAATTTATATGGACCCTGAAAGTCACCCTGATGCTTCTTCAGGTTTTTCAAAATACGAGTTGGGTGTAGGTGGAGCCTTACCAGAGCACAAGCATAACAAAACGGAAGAAATCGCTTATTTTCTGTCAGGAACAGGTATCGTTATTAGTTATAAGGACGATGTTCGTATAGAAACAATTGTTAAAGAAGGCTATGTATGGTATACTGCACCTGGTGAGTGGCATTCATTTCAAAACACTGGTAATGAACCTTTAAAACTGGTATTTGCAACGGTGCCAAATGCTAAACACGGTCTATTGAATTTTTTCAAGAAAGTAGGGGTAGAGCCAGGGCAAGAACCGTCTAATGCCTTAAGTGCAGAGGAATTTGCCAAATTGGCATCGGACAATGATCTTATTTTAAAACCTGCAGAAATCGATTAAAAATCTATTTTTGGTTTTGTATTAAGTTGATACGAGAAACTTGTTTATCTCATGATAAAATAATAGACAATTGAGATGTATACTTGGTGAAAAGATAAG harbors:
- a CDS encoding cupin domain-containing protein codes for the protein MLKNKKNIKVMKLVAITILFTIAQGCGENVDKSEKKDDSLAELSLDEKEESHIHDSSTHSHTSKRIVKPEDAQQLWIFPESKDKLGSGGLLQIYMDPESHPDASSGFSKYELGVGGALPEHKHNKTEEIAYFLSGTGIVISYKDDVRIETIVKEGYVWYTAPGEWHSFQNTGNEPLKLVFATVPNAKHGLLNFFKKVGVEPGQEPSNALSAEEFAKLASDNDLILKPAEID